From the genome of Desulfobacterales bacterium, one region includes:
- a CDS encoding diguanylate cyclase — protein sequence MPPTTESTDPQKSGSGQKIDSLKLQLAIVKEHRQELINRLDKLEHQTKENESNYRWNLLALAQLLRVDGNPELEQHLNAFKRLAKNGASHESLKHLLLQLKDATLKQSINAPESKKNKSISPALLKWLRKSDPAETAPAAQQPDASDAISQIKQTYQHIINELRLNLDESVLKKVRKIEQQLNQAADAESFVTIRTSILNLITNYVSKISKEREEAAAFIREIGERLIEVEGQMINSLSFAKDVQQVSSSFTDTIEVQLVDFKQSIDSSRNLSELKSAVVSRLSFIKTVLENKRKDDSTRLELADQQTQKLQQNLHDMKGEIQTAWKRAKALERELLIDPLTGIYNRRAYDRRMEEELQRFQRYHRLFSLLIFDVDNFKRINDLYGHSIGDLCLKEIINRIKPVLRKSDFLARYGGEEFIVIVPETPAEGALEMAEKLRQTVEQTKFIHKSDEVTITVSIGLTQTVPEDLTQDDIFTRADRALYNAKQAGRNRVSAL from the coding sequence ATGCCACCTACTACAGAATCGACTGACCCCCAAAAATCCGGATCAGGGCAGAAAATTGACTCCCTCAAACTGCAATTGGCAATAGTGAAAGAGCATCGGCAAGAACTCATTAACCGGCTTGACAAACTGGAACACCAGACCAAGGAAAACGAATCAAACTACCGGTGGAACCTGTTGGCGCTGGCGCAGCTTCTGCGCGTGGACGGCAATCCTGAACTTGAACAGCATTTAAATGCCTTTAAGCGGCTGGCGAAAAACGGCGCGTCCCACGAGTCACTGAAACACCTGTTGCTTCAGCTGAAGGATGCGACACTTAAACAAAGCATCAACGCCCCCGAATCAAAAAAGAATAAGAGTATCTCCCCAGCACTGCTCAAATGGCTTCGGAAAAGTGATCCAGCTGAAACCGCGCCGGCAGCACAACAGCCAGATGCGTCCGATGCCATCTCTCAGATAAAACAAACGTACCAGCATATTATCAATGAGCTGCGCCTCAATCTGGACGAAAGCGTGCTTAAAAAAGTTCGGAAAATCGAGCAACAGCTCAATCAAGCCGCAGACGCCGAATCGTTTGTCACCATTCGAACATCGATATTGAACCTGATAACCAATTACGTTTCTAAAATCAGCAAGGAACGTGAAGAGGCCGCCGCGTTTATCAGGGAAATTGGGGAGCGGTTGATTGAAGTGGAAGGTCAAATGATCAATTCCCTGTCATTTGCCAAAGACGTTCAACAGGTCAGCTCCTCATTTACGGACACCATTGAAGTTCAACTGGTCGACTTCAAGCAAAGTATCGACTCCTCAAGAAATTTATCGGAATTAAAAAGTGCGGTCGTCTCCAGACTCTCTTTCATCAAAACCGTACTGGAAAATAAACGTAAAGATGACTCAACGCGGCTCGAACTGGCGGATCAGCAAACGCAGAAACTTCAACAGAACCTGCATGATATGAAAGGAGAAATTCAAACCGCCTGGAAACGCGCAAAAGCCCTTGAGCGCGAACTTCTGATCGATCCGCTCACGGGCATCTATAACCGCCGTGCGTATGATCGAAGAATGGAAGAGGAACTCCAACGATTCCAGCGGTATCATCGCCTCTTTTCCCTGCTAATTTTCGATGTCGACAACTTCAAGCGTATCAATGACCTTTACGGGCATAGCATCGGCGATTTATGCCTGAAGGAAATTATCAACCGGATCAAACCGGTGCTGCGAAAAAGCGATTTTCTGGCCCGGTATGGTGGAGAGGAATTCATTGTCATCGTGCCGGAAACCCCCGCCGAAGGCGCGCTGGAAATGGCGGAGAAATTGCGGCAAACCGTTGAGCAGACAAAGTTTATTCACAAATCCGACGAGGTGACCATCACCGTCAGTATCGGGCTTACTCAAACCGTTCCCGAAGATCTTACCCAAGATGATATTTTTACCCGAGCGGATCGGGCGCTTTACAACGCCAAGCAAGCCGGGCGAAACCGCGTATCCGCCCTATAA
- a CDS encoding 6-phosphofructokinase → MDVMNIEEFLKHPEVEKVTANKNPELIERRQYKPPVCAAFLKPYTILTDSDQYKFEIDGEARKQLPKIINNKLQTIHGTTLPGEAEKTAFSKKRNIGIVFSGGPAPGGHNVIAGIFDAAQKANPESRLFGFLLGPDGIIEGQYVELTRELVDNYRNIGGFTMIKTGRTKIDTPKKMALSRETCKRLGLDALVVVGGDDSNTNAAFLAQEMFDDHIQVIGVPKTIDGDIQVRDATGKTLCAMSFGFHTAARGFALEISNLCTDCSSDVKYWHICKVMGRVASHLALEVALQTHANITLIGEDLCDYVDHRRLSKADPTHSDIDYSAYGMTLRHLSRVVCDGIVRRAAAGKNYGVIVIPEGVLEFINEIQVFIIKLNMIIAEYNHTHDKDFHTTFLLLEEKLDYLRRLGRDIRGESARGIWNSRDDELFNDLPQFFQEGLLTERDSHGNFQFSLVETDKVLMGLVTDYLNILKEKGEYKIGIHRAYYEETLKKGGLDPDFFGPILFKNYPNADYYIVKPDIISQKTLKQAIVKGQAIKEAQDTPAAIAKIYTASVPKFKTQSHFYGYDGRGSDPTRFDCIYTYNLGLTVFSLIANGATGQMAAIQNLEKDFSQWEPIGIPIAPLMHLEERQGKLSLVIEKSLVDIHSPAFQVVKAFREKWLAASHGDDDYRHPGPIRFTGMSEEDRPITLMLNDLWNGRNTE, encoded by the coding sequence ATGGACGTGATGAATATTGAGGAATTTTTAAAACACCCTGAAGTTGAAAAAGTGACCGCCAACAAAAATCCGGAGTTAATCGAAAGAAGACAATACAAGCCGCCCGTGTGCGCCGCCTTTCTCAAGCCCTACACGATCTTAACCGATAGCGATCAATACAAATTCGAGATCGATGGCGAGGCCAGAAAGCAACTGCCTAAAATTATAAACAACAAACTCCAAACCATTCACGGTACCACCTTGCCCGGTGAAGCGGAAAAAACCGCTTTCAGCAAAAAACGCAACATCGGTATCGTGTTTTCAGGCGGCCCCGCACCCGGCGGACATAATGTCATCGCCGGCATTTTCGACGCGGCCCAAAAGGCCAACCCGGAATCCAGACTGTTTGGATTTCTGCTGGGGCCGGACGGCATTATAGAGGGGCAATATGTTGAGCTGACCCGGGAACTTGTAGACAACTATCGGAATATCGGCGGATTCACGATGATAAAAACCGGGCGAACCAAAATAGATACCCCTAAAAAAATGGCGCTTTCCAGGGAGACCTGCAAACGACTCGGTCTGGATGCCCTGGTGGTCGTGGGAGGGGATGACTCCAACACAAATGCCGCCTTTCTGGCACAGGAAATGTTCGATGATCATATTCAGGTCATCGGTGTCCCCAAAACCATTGACGGGGATATTCAAGTACGGGACGCGACCGGCAAAACCCTTTGCGCCATGTCTTTTGGCTTCCACACGGCCGCGCGCGGGTTTGCCCTCGAAATCAGCAATCTCTGCACGGACTGCAGCTCGGACGTTAAATATTGGCACATCTGCAAAGTGATGGGACGGGTGGCCAGCCACCTGGCCCTGGAAGTCGCCTTGCAAACCCATGCCAATATCACCCTCATCGGCGAAGATCTTTGCGATTATGTGGATCACAGACGGCTAAGCAAGGCTGACCCCACCCATAGCGACATCGATTACAGCGCCTATGGTATGACCTTGCGACATCTTTCCCGGGTCGTATGCGACGGCATCGTTCGAAGGGCCGCAGCCGGAAAAAACTACGGCGTTATCGTCATCCCCGAGGGGGTTCTGGAATTTATCAATGAAATTCAGGTTTTTATTATCAAGCTCAACATGATCATCGCGGAATATAACCATACTCACGACAAGGATTTTCACACCACCTTCCTCCTGTTGGAGGAAAAGCTGGACTATTTACGGCGGCTGGGCCGGGATATTCGCGGAGAAAGCGCCCGCGGCATATGGAACAGCCGGGATGACGAATTATTCAATGATCTGCCCCAGTTTTTTCAGGAAGGCCTCTTAACGGAGCGCGACAGTCACGGCAATTTCCAGTTTTCCCTGGTTGAAACCGATAAGGTTCTGATGGGCCTGGTCACGGACTATTTGAATATTTTAAAGGAAAAAGGGGAATATAAGATCGGCATTCATAGGGCATACTATGAGGAAACATTGAAAAAAGGCGGTTTGGACCCAGACTTTTTCGGTCCCATTCTGTTTAAAAATTATCCGAATGCCGATTACTACATCGTAAAGCCGGACATCATCTCTCAAAAAACCCTGAAGCAGGCGATCGTCAAGGGCCAAGCCATTAAAGAAGCGCAGGACACACCGGCGGCAATCGCTAAAATTTACACCGCCTCCGTGCCTAAATTTAAAACACAGTCTCATTTCTACGGGTACGACGGCCGCGGCAGTGATCCGACCCGGTTTGACTGCATTTATACGTATAATCTGGGGCTAACCGTATTCAGCCTGATCGCCAACGGCGCCACCGGCCAGATGGCGGCCATTCAGAATCTGGAAAAAGATTTTTCACAATGGGAACCCATCGGCATTCCCATCGCGCCATTGATGCATTTGGAAGAACGGCAGGGAAAGCTTTCCCTGGTGATCGAAAAAAGTTTGGTGGATATTCATTCCCCGGCCTTTCAGGTCGTCAAAGCCTTTCGGGAAAAATGGCTCGCGGCATCTCACGGGGATGATGACTACAGGCACCCCGGACCGATCCGTTTTACCGGAATGAGTGAAGAAGACCGGCCCATCACCCTGATGCTCAATGATCTGTGGAACGGCCGGAACACCGAATAA